The window CTCCTGCTCCTCTTGTGACCAGTAATCTAATATAGGCATCCTGTAATTCATTGGCTTTTATTGTTTCAATAACGGCTTTAGTTAATTCTTCCTTTGTTAAAGGTATAGTGAGCATAATATATTTTGCTGATTTATACAGTCTTTCTAAATGCTCATTTAATTTGAATACCCGGCCATTGTATACCCTGATTCCTTCAAATACCCCATCACCATAAAGTAAGCCATGGTCAAAAACAGAAATCTTTGCCTCTTCCTTTTTAAAAAGTTCTCCATCGATATACACTAATCCCATTGTTTTTTAAACCTCCTCTTCTAAAATTGAATGTCTCTTAAAAATTAATAAGGGATGTATGACGACCGTTTGTTAGAACAAGAAATGGATTGTCCTTCATCCCTTAGTTATCTCTTATCTTTACCCATAAGTTTTACTGGACAATGTTACATTCATTCACCATTCGCCATTCGCAATTCACCATTCACCATTTCTTCCCTAAATTTCCTTACTAATGGAGAATGGTGAATTGTCAATTGTGAATTATTACTTTTCACGGTGTCCAGTAAAAATTGTGGGACAGGATTAGCAATTATCTGGCGGAGAGGCTGGGATTTGAACCCAGGGTGCAGTTATACACCGCACAACTGCTTAGCAGGCAGCCCCGATCGACCACTCTGGCACCTCTCCACTTAGTGAATTAGTGATTAGCGAATTAGAGAATTAAAATATTCCAGTTCTCTAATTTGCTAATTCGCACTTTCCTCCTGTCTACTGATTACTGTCAACTATCTACTGACTACTATTTGCTGGCGGCGGGAGTAGGATTCGAACCCACGGACGAGTTACCCCGTCAACGGTTTTCAAGACCGCCGCAATCGTCCACTCTGCCATCCCGCCTATGGCTAACTATTTCAATAATAGAACGCAGATTATCAGGATAATAAACATTAAAATAAACCATAAAGACATCACGACACCAAGATTAAAGAATCATTTGGTATTTTAATCCTCATTTGGATATCTCATAGCAAAAACATATTTCATATATTTTCTTTATCTCTTAGTGCCTTTGTGCCTTGGTGGCTAATAATAGTTAGTATTTAAAATCTTGAAAATCGGCGTTCATCTGCGTCCAACAAATGATTATCTAAAACTTCACCGTGCAAGAAAGGAAATGCGTTCCTGCTCCACCACCTTGTAATAAGGCATAATCAATATCATATTTTAATTCCGGGAAAAACTTCTTTAATTCCCCTCTAACCCCAAATCCTATAGTATGATAATATTTATTCAAAAGCCCTGCCCGTATCGCCAGTTTATCCTCATACCATTTCTCAAAGCCTACGCGTACCCCACTTTGCCCCATATCTATCTTTGTATCATATACATTATCTAGTGTCCAATCGTAAATATCTATCGCAAAAATAGTTTTATCATCTGGTCTATAGGCAAACCCTGGTTTAATAATTTTTTTCCAGGAAAAATCGTAAATTGGCGAATCTTCCCCATAATGGATAACCGGTTCATCTAAATTTTGCACGATAAGCCCAAGTGAGAATTCCTTATTTACATGATACAAAATACCAACATCATACTCGATAACATCTGTTGTATGTCCTGTTGGTGGACAATCAGACCATTTGAAATCATCCGCAGATGTTCCGACCAAAAGCGATGAAGTTCTTTTTCGGATGTTAACACCCATTGCGACATTTTGAAATTGTCCCGTTCCATAACCTCCAAAGGCTAAACCAACCCATTCATCATCAATCGCATAATGAGTCAGGTCATCAGTTTCCTTTTCGTACCATTTGAATCCTGCTTTAAACTGCACATAATTCACTCCTATTCCTCCATAATCACCCAATTTAGTTCCTGCCGCTAACCACTCGTGATAAGTAGTTATCTCTCGGTTATTCATTGTGCGCATAATTGTTAGTTCTGACTTTTTTATATTCCCCAATCCGGCAGGATTCCAGAAGCAACTATCAATTCCTTCGGCTACCGCGACAAAAGTTCCTCCCATACCTAATGCCCTTGCCCCGACGCCTTCACCAAAGTAGCTAAAGCCAGTTTTTTGATTAAGTAATACTAACCCCATTCCTATTACCAAGATAGTTAATTTTTTCATAATCATATCCTTTCATCCAAAAATGAAGTTAAAAGTTTAAAAAAGTATATTCCTTTCCCGAATTCCAAATTCCTAACCTCGAATTTTCATTCTTCTTTTTAAATGCTATCTGAGTACTTACAGTTATCTTAGCCATTTTATAAGTCCTGCAACGGTAACAAGTTGTCCAATCCAGAAAAGAAACATCCATTTGATAATCTCTGTTTTAAATTGAGCTATCTGTGTTTGTATTTTTGCCACCTCTTCAGTAATCCGCCTATCAAGTTTAGCAGTCTCTTCAGTAATCCGTCTATCAAGTTTAGCAGTCTCTTCAGTAATCCGATTATCAAGTTTAGTCACCTCTTCAGTAATCCGTCTATCAAGTTTAGCAGTCTCTTCAGTAATCCGATTATCAAGTTTAGCAACCTCTTCAGTAATCCGTCTATCAAGTTTAGCAGTCTCTTCAGTAATCCGATTATCAAGTTTAGCAGTCTCTTCAGTAATCCGNNNNNNNNNNNNNNNNNNNNNNNNNNNNNNNNNNNNNNNNNNNNNNNNNNNNNNNNNNNNNNNNNNNNNNNNNNNNNNNNNNNNNNNNNNNNNNNNNNNNCTCTTCAGTAATCCGTCTATCAAGTTTAGCAGTCTCTTCAGTAATCCGATTATCAAGTTTAGCAGTCTCTTCAGTAATCCGATTATCAAGTTTTGAATTTTCCTCAGAAAGTCTTCTTTCAAATTTTTCTTCGGCTATGACAATAGAATCTTTCTTTACATTATCCTCAACCTTATTAATAATAGTAATGAACTCATCAACTCCCTGGTCAGTAAGTTTTTCTCTTAAAATCTTTGGGACAGCTAAAACAACCATTTTAAAATTCCTCCTTATATAAATTTTTCGTAATAGTTCAAAATCATTAAAGCAACGATTAAAACTTAGTTGTTAAAGATAAAAGATGCGTTCCCGCACCATTACTTTCTAAAAGTGCATAATCAAGTTGAAATTCTAAAGTAGAGGGTTGTTCTTTGGTTCCGGAAATTTCTACTTTTGTAAACTGCGGACTCCCTCTTAAGCCAAAACCAATCGTATGGAAAGTCCTTCCATAAAGTCCGGCTCTAACTGCAAATCCATCAGTCAGCCACCGTTCGAAACCTACCCTGACCCCACTTTGTCCCTCCATATCTTCATCATAGATATTGTCTAAAACAAAGTGATACCA of the bacterium genome contains:
- a CDS encoding DUF1640 domain-containing protein, whose product is MVVLAVPKILREKLTDQGVDEFITIINKVEDNVKKDSIVIAEEKFERRLSEENSKLDNRITEETAKLDNRITEETAKLDRRITEE
- a CDS encoding coiled-coil domain-containing protein, which codes for RITEETAKLDNRITEETAKLDRRITEEVAKLDNRITEETAKLDRRITEEVTKLDNRITEETAKLDRRITEETAKLDRRITEEVAKIQTQIAQFKTEIIKWMFLFWIGQLVTVAGLIKWLR